One Neisseria sicca genomic region harbors:
- a CDS encoding LrgB family protein, with protein sequence MDYAALACFAWTCFAYFVAKKIYRKKPLMIFSPVVTVSVSTIVLMLLLGISYDTYHKYTQGIVFLLTPVTVAFAIPIYENREVIRRQLPILSIAILVGMFVGVASAFLMGNMFHFDSEVTNSLMARSISTPFAVVLASEIHGSASLVSLFTIITGFVGMIFGDLFLAFTRIRFHTANGVALGNAAHGFGTSRAGQRHETEGVMASLTMILAGLFMVIIGPSMVHLVVWLMG encoded by the coding sequence ATGGATTACGCCGCGCTTGCCTGCTTCGCTTGGACCTGCTTCGCCTATTTTGTGGCGAAAAAAATCTACCGTAAAAAACCGCTGATGATTTTCTCGCCCGTCGTGACCGTCTCGGTCAGCACCATCGTCCTGATGCTGCTTTTGGGCATTTCCTACGACACTTACCACAAATACACGCAGGGCATCGTTTTCCTGCTCACGCCGGTAACGGTCGCCTTCGCTATCCCGATTTACGAAAACCGCGAGGTCATCCGCCGCCAGCTTCCCATCCTGTCGATAGCGATTTTGGTCGGCATGTTCGTCGGCGTGGCCAGCGCGTTTTTGATGGGCAATATGTTCCACTTCGACAGCGAAGTCACCAACAGCCTGATGGCGCGCTCGATTTCCACGCCGTTTGCCGTCGTGTTGGCAAGTGAAATCCACGGCTCGGCATCGCTGGTATCGCTGTTCACCATCATCACCGGCTTCGTCGGCATGATATTCGGCGATTTGTTTTTAGCATTCACCCGCATCCGCTTCCACACCGCCAACGGCGTCGCACTGGGCAATGCCGCCCACGGCTTCGGTACTTCCCGCGCCGGACAACGCCACGAAACCGAAGGCGTGATGGCGAGCCTGACCATGATTTTGGCGGGGCTGTTTATGGTCATCATCGGGCCGAGCATGGTGCATTTGGTGGTTTGGCTGATGGGCTGA
- a CDS encoding CidA/LrgA family protein, which yields MILVQIIHIMRKPRPYNQAFVLDYGWINLMDTLTRFFQTTLQLAVVGLVWLVSDLMVRFAHLPVSSGVLGLFLMLALLGLGVIKTGMVERGAKWVLGELVFFFIPIMVSVLQYRDLLLSEGWRLVLTIAVGTALVMISTALTLNFCYRWKRRLHKKLHA from the coding sequence ATGATTTTAGTTCAGATAATTCATATTATGCGTAAACCGCGTCCTTATAATCAAGCCTTCGTTTTGGATTACGGATGGATAAACCTTATGGATACGCTGACGCGATTTTTTCAGACGACCTTGCAGCTTGCCGTAGTCGGCTTGGTGTGGCTGGTGTCGGATTTGATGGTGCGCTTTGCCCATCTGCCTGTTTCTTCGGGCGTATTGGGGCTGTTTTTGATGCTTGCGCTGTTGGGTTTGGGCGTGATTAAAACCGGCATGGTCGAGCGCGGCGCGAAATGGGTGTTGGGCGAGCTGGTGTTTTTCTTTATTCCGATTATGGTTTCCGTATTGCAATACCGCGATTTGCTTCTTTCCGAAGGTTGGCGGCTGGTGCTGACGATTGCGGTCGGTACCGCGCTGGTGATGATCAGCACGGCGCTGACGCTGAATTTCTGCTACCGCTGGAAACGCCGCCTGCATAAAAAACTGCACGCCTGA
- a CDS encoding LysR family transcriptional regulator encodes MDFKSLHCFAELVRLQSFSAAASALNLTQPTVSKTIQALEEELGVPLLVKENGRKKRQVATTPIGEEVYRHALNLLHERDLLLSRIDGYRHIKSGTLRLGLALLGSDLLSNALFRFRRQWPGIELTFLEQGSLTIEQSLRNNELDAGQLLAPVHEDFDSITLCDYPLVVLMPRAQARHAALSLKSLQHEPFILFGSGFSLNETIQTACRSQGFTPNVVCRTGQWDLLADMVAHHMGIALLPEYYARKINPDTFAAVPLTEPEICWQLTMAWKKHQRPTPALRAWLDIVRDEFRK; translated from the coding sequence ATGGACTTCAAAAGCCTGCACTGTTTCGCCGAACTCGTGCGCCTGCAAAGTTTTTCTGCCGCCGCATCCGCGCTCAACCTGACCCAACCCACCGTCAGCAAAACCATACAGGCATTGGAAGAAGAGCTGGGTGTGCCGCTGCTGGTTAAAGAAAACGGCCGCAAAAAACGTCAAGTCGCCACCACGCCCATCGGCGAAGAAGTGTACCGCCACGCGCTGAACCTCCTGCACGAACGCGACCTGCTGCTCTCCCGCATCGACGGCTACCGCCACATCAAAAGCGGCACGCTGCGGCTGGGTTTGGCACTGCTCGGCAGCGACCTGCTCAGCAACGCCCTGTTCCGCTTCCGCCGCCAATGGCCCGGCATCGAATTGACCTTCCTCGAACAAGGTTCGCTCACCATCGAACAATCCTTGCGCAACAACGAACTTGACGCCGGACAACTGCTCGCCCCCGTCCACGAAGACTTCGACAGCATTACCCTCTGCGACTACCCGCTCGTCGTCCTCATGCCGCGCGCCCAAGCCCGCCATGCCGCCCTCAGCCTCAAAAGCCTGCAACACGAACCGTTTATCCTCTTCGGCTCAGGATTTTCCCTCAACGAAACCATCCAAACCGCCTGCCGCAGCCAAGGCTTCACCCCCAACGTCGTCTGCCGCACCGGACAATGGGATCTGCTCGCCGACATGGTGGCGCACCATATGGGCATCGCCCTTCTACCCGAATACTACGCCCGCAAAATCAACCCCGACACCTTCGCCGCCGTCCCGCTGACCGAACCCGAAATCTGCTGGCAACTGACCATGGCGTGGAAAAAACACCAGCGTCCCACCCCCGCGCTCAGGGCTTGGCTGGATATCGTCAGGGATGAGTTCAGAAAATAG
- the thiC gene encoding phosphomethylpyrimidine synthase ThiC: MTTPKKTAKTSGNEARELADLSEDIGIRFKYPNSERVYLQGSRDDIRVPLREIRQDDTYTAQGTEANPPIPVYDTSGVYGDPAAHIDLKQGLPHVRTAWLDERGDTEILPKLSSEYGIERAHDPQTAHLRFNQITRPRRAKSGSNVTQLHYARRGIITPEMEFAAIRERMKLDELFRRPEYAKLLKQHAGQSFGANIPTHPDQITPEFVRREIAAGRAIIPANINHPELEPMIIGRNFRVKINGNLGNSAVTSSLTEEVEKMVWSLRWGADTIMDLSTGAHIHETREWIIRNAPVPIGTVPIYQALEKTGGIAEDLTWDLFRDTLIEQAEQGVDYFTIHAGVLLRYVPMTANRLTGIVSRGGSIMAKWCLAHHQENFLYTHFDEICEIMKAYDVSFSLGDGLRPGCIADANDEAQFAELHTLGELTGKAWKHDVQVMIEGPGHVPLQRVKENMTEELQHCFEAPFYTLGPLVTDIAPGYDHITSGIGATNIGWYGTAMLCYVTPKEHLGLPDKEDVRTGIITYKLAAHAADLAKGWPGAQLRDNALSKARFEFRWRDQFRLSLDPERAESFHDETLPAEGAKIAHFCSMCGPKFCSMKITQEVRDYADKQKAQRQGMEEKAVEFVKKGAEIYS; the protein is encoded by the coding sequence ATGACTACGCCAAAGAAAACCGCCAAAACCTCCGGCAACGAAGCGCGTGAGCTTGCCGACTTGAGCGAAGACATCGGCATCCGCTTCAAATATCCGAACTCGGAGCGCGTGTATCTGCAAGGCAGCCGCGACGACATCCGCGTGCCTTTGCGTGAAATCCGTCAGGACGACACCTACACGGCGCAAGGCACGGAAGCCAACCCGCCGATTCCCGTCTATGACACCAGCGGCGTGTACGGCGATCCGGCGGCACACATCGACCTGAAACAAGGTCTGCCGCACGTCCGCACGGCATGGCTGGACGAACGCGGCGATACCGAAATCCTGCCCAAGCTCTCCAGCGAATACGGCATCGAACGCGCACACGACCCGCAAACCGCCCATCTGCGCTTCAACCAAATCACCCGCCCGCGCCGTGCGAAAAGCGGCAGCAACGTAACCCAGCTTCACTATGCGCGCCGCGGCATCATCACGCCCGAAATGGAGTTTGCCGCCATACGCGAACGCATGAAGCTGGACGAACTTTTCAGACGGCCTGAATACGCCAAGCTCTTGAAACAGCACGCAGGGCAAAGTTTCGGCGCGAACATCCCGACCCATCCCGACCAAATCACGCCCGAATTCGTACGCCGAGAAATCGCCGCCGGACGCGCGATTATCCCCGCCAACATCAACCACCCCGAACTCGAACCGATGATTATCGGCCGCAACTTCCGCGTCAAAATCAACGGCAATTTGGGCAACTCCGCCGTAACCTCCAGCCTGACCGAAGAAGTCGAAAAAATGGTGTGGTCGCTGCGTTGGGGCGCGGACACGATTATGGATTTGTCCACCGGCGCACACATCCACGAAACGCGCGAATGGATTATCCGCAACGCGCCCGTTCCCATCGGCACGGTGCCCATCTATCAGGCTTTGGAAAAAACCGGCGGCATCGCCGAAGATTTGACTTGGGATTTGTTCCGCGACACCTTAATCGAGCAGGCGGAACAAGGCGTGGACTATTTCACCATACACGCGGGCGTGTTGCTGCGCTATGTGCCGATGACCGCCAACCGCCTCACCGGCATCGTATCGCGCGGCGGCTCCATCATGGCGAAATGGTGTCTCGCCCACCATCAGGAAAACTTCCTCTACACGCATTTCGACGAAATCTGCGAAATCATGAAAGCCTACGACGTGTCGTTCAGCCTCGGCGACGGCCTGCGCCCCGGCTGCATTGCCGATGCCAACGACGAAGCGCAGTTCGCCGAATTGCACACCTTGGGCGAATTGACCGGCAAAGCATGGAAACACGACGTACAAGTCATGATCGAAGGCCCCGGCCATGTCCCGTTGCAACGCGTCAAAGAAAACATGACCGAAGAGCTGCAACACTGCTTTGAAGCGCCTTTCTACACACTCGGCCCGCTTGTTACCGACATCGCACCCGGCTACGATCACATCACCTCGGGCATAGGCGCGACCAATATCGGCTGGTACGGCACAGCCATGCTCTGCTACGTTACCCCGAAAGAGCATCTCGGCCTGCCCGACAAAGAAGACGTGCGCACCGGCATCATCACCTACAAACTCGCCGCCCACGCCGCCGACCTCGCCAAAGGCTGGCCGGGCGCACAGTTGCGCGACAACGCCCTGAGCAAGGCGCGTTTCGAATTCCGCTGGCGCGACCAATTCCGCCTCAGCCTCGACCCCGAACGCGCCGAAAGCTTCCACGACGAAACTCTGCCTGCCGAAGGCGCGAAAATCGCCCACTTCTGCTCGATGTGCGGTCCCAAATTCTGCTCGATGAAAATCACGCAGGAAGTGCGCGACTACGCCGACAAGCAAAAAGCCCAGCGGCAGGGTATGGAGGAAAAAGCGGTCGAGTTTGTGAAGAAAGGGGCTGAGATTTACAGTTGA
- a CDS encoding Gfo/Idh/MocA family protein — protein sequence MSETIQNRKIKFALVGCGRISNNHFGSFEVLQEDCELVAVCDIDPAALKAAVKHTGAKGYARYTDMLAETDADVIVITTPSGLHPEQAVEALEAGFHVVTEKPMATCFTDGERMVEAADKAGKRLFVVKQNRLNATLQLLKRAVAEQRFGKIYMVHLNVFWTRPQSYYDQGGGWRGTWKMDGGAFMNQASHYVDLMEWLIGPVAEVQAMIATHRKIEAEDTGVMNLRWRDGTLGSMAVTMCTYPKNLEGSITILGETGTVRIGGMAVNEIQEWNFADGRDYDEQVKTANYETTSVYGFGHPLYYQNVVDVLRGKAEPIVDGREGLKSLELINAAYLSAHNRQTVSLPLVLQSLRTFDHSDCPKGSPFHTQSKESS from the coding sequence ATGTCTGAAACCATTCAAAACCGCAAAATCAAATTCGCCTTAGTCGGCTGCGGCCGTATTTCTAACAACCATTTCGGCTCGTTTGAGGTATTGCAAGAAGATTGCGAACTCGTTGCCGTGTGCGACATCGATCCTGCCGCGCTTAAAGCGGCAGTCAAGCACACCGGTGCGAAAGGCTATGCCCGCTATACCGACATGCTGGCAGAAACCGATGCCGACGTAATCGTCATCACCACGCCGTCCGGTTTGCATCCCGAACAGGCGGTTGAGGCGTTGGAAGCGGGTTTTCACGTTGTCACCGAAAAACCGATGGCTACCTGTTTTACTGACGGCGAGCGCATGGTCGAAGCTGCCGACAAAGCGGGCAAACGCTTGTTTGTCGTGAAACAAAACCGCCTCAACGCCACGCTGCAACTACTCAAACGCGCGGTCGCAGAACAACGCTTCGGCAAAATCTATATGGTGCATTTGAATGTTTTTTGGACGCGCCCGCAGTCGTATTACGACCAAGGAGGCGGTTGGCGCGGCACTTGGAAGATGGACGGCGGCGCATTCATGAATCAGGCAAGCCACTACGTCGATTTGATGGAATGGCTCATCGGCCCGGTGGCGGAAGTGCAGGCGATGATTGCGACCCACCGAAAAATTGAAGCCGAAGACACGGGCGTGATGAACCTCCGTTGGCGCGACGGCACGCTCGGTTCGATGGCGGTAACCATGTGCACCTACCCGAAAAACCTCGAAGGCTCGATTACCATTTTGGGCGAAACCGGCACGGTACGCATCGGCGGCATGGCGGTGAACGAAATTCAGGAATGGAATTTTGCCGACGGACGCGATTACGACGAACAGGTCAAAACCGCCAATTACGAAACCACATCGGTGTACGGTTTCGGGCATCCGCTGTATTATCAAAATGTTGTCGATGTATTGCGCGGCAAAGCCGAGCCTATTGTCGATGGACGCGAAGGCTTGAAATCGCTGGAGCTGATTAACGCCGCCTACCTTTCTGCACACAACCGTCAAACGGTTTCGCTGCCGCTGGTGTTGCAATCTTTGCGAACGTTTGACCATTCTGATTGTCCGAAAGGAAGCCCTTTCCATACTCAATCAAAGGAATCATCATGA
- a CDS encoding NAD(P)H-dependent oxidoreductase yields the protein MILTREQALEIFKRRVSVRYYDPARKISAEDFAAILDFGRLSPSSVGCEPWQFVVVQNAALREKIKPFAWGMQASISDASHVVFLLARKHARYDSPAFEELMDRRGMTAEERAGAFERYRRFQTHDMSIADDERALFDWASKQTYIALGNMLTGAAMLGIDSCAIEGMEYAAVEKILAEAGLLDPEHYGLSVAATFGYRVRDINPKPRRDASETVIWAE from the coding sequence ATGATACTGACCCGCGAACAAGCCCTCGAAATTTTCAAACGCCGTGTTTCCGTCCGCTACTACGACCCTGCGCGCAAAATCAGTGCCGAAGATTTTGCCGCCATCCTTGATTTCGGCCGCCTTTCGCCCAGCTCCGTCGGCTGCGAGCCGTGGCAGTTCGTGGTCGTGCAGAACGCGGCATTGCGTGAAAAAATCAAACCCTTCGCCTGGGGGATGCAGGCTTCCATTTCGGATGCCAGCCACGTCGTTTTCCTATTGGCACGAAAACACGCCCGCTACGACAGCCCTGCTTTTGAAGAATTGATGGACAGACGCGGTATGACCGCCGAAGAGAGGGCGGGCGCATTTGAACGCTACCGCCGTTTCCAAACCCACGATATGTCCATCGCCGACGACGAACGCGCCCTGTTTGACTGGGCAAGCAAGCAAACCTACATCGCGCTGGGCAATATGCTTACTGGCGCGGCGATGCTCGGCATCGATTCCTGCGCCATCGAAGGCATGGAATATGCCGCAGTGGAAAAAATCCTTGCCGAAGCCGGATTGCTCGACCCTGAACATTACGGCTTATCCGTCGCCGCAACCTTCGGCTACCGTGTGCGCGACATTAACCCGAAACCGCGCCGCGATGCGTCGGAAACGGTAATTTGGGCGGAGTAG
- a CDS encoding class I SAM-dependent methyltransferase gives MDSQAQQWTQTLSRYVERTIMPDGRDTFESTPLLAQTLYRLSSRKGGSLADLGCGTGKSFAPFVGQYADIVGIDADAANLAAARQTWAGHSEIRLVEGEIGQEDLPRYAADTVLTSLFLHQIPPDRLPQALKTIRRLLKPDGEWLMADELILFDAGQDAAKFDRVYRYLLEHTVPHEVYERQIKPYLLENHIYTWREMQENTPPEYRFRSLAELEKLLAEAGLFIETVEEITPFFGCLKIKAV, from the coding sequence ATGGACAGCCAGGCACAACAATGGACGCAAACCCTGTCCCGCTATGTGGAACGCACAATCATGCCCGACGGGCGCGATACCTTCGAATCGACCCCGCTGCTGGCGCAGACGCTGTACCGCCTGTCGTCCCGCAAAGGTGGCAGCCTGGCAGACTTGGGCTGCGGTACGGGAAAATCGTTTGCGCCGTTTGTCGGACAATACGCGGATATTGTCGGAATCGACGCGGATGCAGCCAACTTGGCCGCCGCCCGACAGACTTGGGCGGGGCATTCGGAAATCAGGTTGGTAGAGGGTGAAATCGGGCAGGAAGACTTGCCTAGGTATGCCGCCGATACGGTACTGACTTCCCTGTTCCTGCACCAAATCCCGCCGGACAGACTGCCGCAGGCCTTGAAAACCATACGCCGTCTCTTGAAGCCTGACGGAGAGTGGCTGATGGCGGACGAGCTGATACTGTTTGACGCCGGACAGGATGCGGCCAAGTTTGACCGCGTGTACCGTTATCTGCTGGAACACACCGTCCCGCACGAGGTTTACGAACGGCAAATCAAACCCTATCTGCTTGAAAACCACATCTACACTTGGCGGGAAATGCAGGAAAACACTCCGCCGGAATACCGCTTCCGCTCCCTCGCCGAACTGGAAAAATTGCTTGCCGAGGCAGGGCTGTTTATTGAAACCGTCGAAGAAATCACGCCGTTTTTCGGTTGTTTAAAGATAAAGGCCGTCTGA